In the Deltaproteobacteria bacterium genome, one interval contains:
- a CDS encoding short-chain fatty acid transporter yields MRGTFEFLKDWGDTLTRWTERWIPDALVIVIVLSFIAYIFALIWGFKPEVGIGSRAFESIKAWGNGFWALLEFAMQMCLIMMTGYILACSPPVRKLMDGISGWSNPEKPWQAIVTMALFSMIMAWLNWGISLIASAMLALFIVRRNPKVDYRLLVAAAYLGLGCTWHSGLSGSAPLLVATPDNFLIKAKLVDQIIPVSQTIFHPFNLILTIVIVVVVTILMALMHPRPEKTFVVKPELMDKLKLYEAPPKPAKWESPSDWMNWWPGFNLVVFIGGLIWLIWHFSTKGVALTLNVINFAMLMLGILFHWRPWSFLKATEDAGKAVWGIVIQFPFYAGIFGLFKFTGLSVAFTNAFVAISNPMTFPLFIYWYGGLLNYLIPSGGGEWAVVAPYIIPAAKQLVSKESKSSQNG; encoded by the coding sequence ATCCGGGGAACTTTCGAGTTCCTAAAAGACTGGGGGGATACCCTCACCCGTTGGACAGAGCGTTGGATCCCGGATGCTCTGGTTATTGTCATCGTTTTGAGTTTTATTGCCTATATCTTTGCGCTTATCTGGGGATTCAAGCCGGAAGTTGGAATCGGTTCAAGAGCCTTTGAGTCGATTAAAGCCTGGGGAAATGGTTTCTGGGCCTTACTCGAATTCGCTATGCAGATGTGTTTGATCATGATGACGGGCTATATCTTGGCCTGTTCCCCACCGGTTCGAAAGTTGATGGATGGTATTTCCGGGTGGTCCAATCCTGAAAAACCATGGCAGGCCATTGTCACCATGGCGCTCTTTTCAATGATCATGGCCTGGCTCAATTGGGGAATCAGTCTGATTGCCAGTGCCATGTTGGCTCTCTTTATTGTGAGGAGAAATCCAAAAGTTGACTACCGCTTATTAGTGGCGGCAGCCTACCTCGGACTCGGTTGCACCTGGCACTCCGGCCTGTCGGGTTCAGCCCCATTGCTTGTGGCTACTCCGGATAATTTTCTGATCAAAGCAAAATTAGTGGATCAGATCATTCCCGTATCCCAAACCATTTTCCATCCTTTTAATCTAATTCTTACTATTGTCATTGTGGTTGTGGTTACCATTTTGATGGCCTTAATGCATCCGAGACCGGAGAAGACCTTTGTCGTGAAGCCTGAATTGATGGATAAACTCAAGCTTTATGAAGCTCCTCCAAAGCCCGCTAAATGGGAAAGCCCTTCGGACTGGATGAACTGGTGGCCCGGATTCAATCTTGTCGTTTTTATTGGAGGACTGATCTGGTTGATCTGGCACTTCTCGACCAAAGGCGTCGCGCTCACACTCAATGTAATCAATTTTGCTATGCTGATGTTGGGTATCCTCTTCCACTGGAGGCCCTGGTCCTTCCTGAAGGCTACGGAAGATGCAGGAAAGGCTGTTTGGGGAATCGTCATTCAGTTCCCCTTCTATGCCGGAATCTTTGGTCTCTTTAAATTCACCGGACTATCTGTGGCATTTACAAACGCCTTTGTGGCGATCTCAAACCCTATGACCTTTCCGCTCTTTATCTACTGGTATGGCGGGCTTCTCAACTATCTCATTCCCTCCGGAGGCGGTGAATGGGCAGTCGTTGCACCTTACATCATACCAGCGGCAAAGCAGTTAGTATCTAAAGAATCAAAATCTTCTCAAAATGGGTAG
- a CDS encoding MarR family transcriptional regulator has protein sequence MGASSIKMYDKFGIILRIETTTNDVSEFKQYREVQSRSGELIHKIAPMKKNIYSLFELTAIFKASNRRYLEFISTFDDQSKGIKNLGRISKPVETDDRSHKGFNLFSPDDLKLFEVLARGEFNINGLQNKSLRKHISAINTAAMTRILKRLHLHGIIRKVGKTYKYYITKLGKAVIIAGLTIRNMSVIPQLAHV, from the coding sequence ATGGGCGCTTCTTCCATTAAGATGTACGACAAGTTCGGAATCATCCTCCGGATCGAGACCACGACCAACGACGTCTCGGAGTTCAAACAGTATCGTGAAGTCCAGTCGCGCTCTGGAGAGCTCATCCACAAAATCGCACCCATGAAGAAAAACATTTACAGCCTGTTCGAACTCACGGCCATCTTCAAGGCCTCGAACCGCCGTTATCTTGAATTTATCTCCACGTTCGATGACCAGAGCAAAGGCATCAAGAACCTCGGAAGAATCTCAAAACCCGTGGAAACCGACGACCGTTCCCACAAAGGTTTCAATCTATTCAGCCCTGATGATCTCAAACTATTTGAAGTCCTGGCCCGTGGCGAGTTCAACATCAACGGACTTCAGAACAAATCTCTGCGCAAACATATTTCGGCAATAAACACCGCCGCAATGACCAGAATTCTGAAACGACTCCATCTCCACGGCATAATTCGCAAAGTCGGTAAAACTTACAAGTACTACATTACCAAACTTGGAAAGGCCGTAATCATAGCTGGTTTGACCATCCGAAATATGTCTGTAATCCCGCAATTGGCGCACGTTTAA
- a CDS encoding AAA family ATPase codes for MGEPKKENQKEVIAVAGKGGTGKTTLTAIMTKLFSQGGYRILAVDADPPVSLAYGLGIEPKKTVGEMRAVMIEDPDEKRRIKDKPMAEVIRDELVIEVGGISLLVLGQPEAAGCFCGLNDLLKFGIESLSKHYDITLIDCEAGIEQINRRVISGLSTLIMVSDPTQKGVRTACHLKTIAERYGVMGGYRSGLVFNRTQGDLGDLETMAADLGLEVWGQVPLDEKVALFDRTGRPTIDLPDDALSVLAVKKILLRLGILPFE; via the coding sequence ATGGGGGAACCTAAAAAGGAAAATCAAAAAGAAGTGATTGCCGTGGCCGGTAAGGGCGGGACCGGCAAAACCACTCTGACGGCCATCATGACCAAACTCTTTTCCCAGGGCGGCTATCGCATCCTGGCCGTCGATGCCGATCCACCGGTAAGCCTGGCTTACGGCCTAGGAATTGAACCGAAAAAGACCGTGGGGGAGATGCGGGCGGTCATGATCGAAGATCCGGATGAAAAAAGGCGGATCAAAGACAAGCCCATGGCCGAAGTGATCCGCGATGAACTGGTGATCGAGGTGGGTGGAATCAGCCTCCTGGTCCTGGGCCAGCCGGAGGCGGCCGGCTGTTTCTGCGGGCTGAACGACCTGCTGAAATTCGGCATCGAGTCCCTTTCCAAACACTACGATATCACCCTGATCGACTGTGAAGCCGGCATCGAACAGATCAACCGCCGGGTCATCAGTGGCCTTTCTACCCTGATCATGGTCTCCGATCCCACCCAAAAAGGGGTGCGCACCGCCTGCCATTTAAAGACCATCGCCGAGCGATACGGGGTCATGGGCGGCTACCGATCCGGCCTGGTCTTCAACCGCACCCAGGGGGACCTGGGCGACCTGGAGACGATGGCCGCGGACCTTGGCCTTGAGGTCTGGGGCCAGGTCCCCCTGGATGAAAAGGTGGCCCTGTTCGACCGGACCGGCCGGCCCACCATCGACCTGCCTGATGATGCCTTGAGCGTCCTGGCCGTTAAAAAGATCCTCTTACGTCTGGGAATCCTGCCTTTTGAATGA